The following are encoded together in the Syngnathus scovelli strain Florida chromosome 12, RoL_Ssco_1.2, whole genome shotgun sequence genome:
- the dlg5a gene encoding disks large homolog 5a isoform X2 → MDPKHKELLDQCHPNLVESITDADRVIELLVVSGALSQLDRFELDQNCSSSAEKVELLLKMLTNKESDHFLDLCMALEKAYPDLHAVLFGGNIGGGPVDHNTGSTYSVLSTMPSDSESSSSLSSVGSPVNGEASSPPPAINDNRPPADHLDTVLFQLRQVTRERDELRKRLALASPGTTFDDCRPNSKASHDYERLKSQCMRAMADLQSLQNQHTKTLKRCEEAVKEADFYHMLHSRVLGEQTQLKEEMETLRRDNAQLVREHNHLKQSCEELQRLHGQDQKELSDLRLQQQQVMREKGSSEVLNKLYDTAMDKLEGVKKDYDALSKRYGEKVATHNTDLSRLEQAEEETRRLQKQMDALLIQRDSAMHYQQQYSTSMRRFDSVQQELNKSSAQNKELQREMERLQSEVTRYKNLQLKSAKDCDKYKEERDSVFNEYRLIMSERDQVIKELDKLQTELEAAEARLKNTSSERVVASEELEALRQELNSSLVDRDRAICERNELLEKYCHEVKDKAETQKELSQACKDIEMVREERDVARKERTEAIIQRDQLLREYYQARQKQDSATLDMERANKEIEMLRKQYEAMSQELKEASQETEVAKCRRDWAFQERDKIVAERESIRTLCDNLRRERDRAVSDLADALRNLDDMRKQKNDALRELKEMKEKMEGQLEKEAHFCQLMAHSSHDSAIDTDSLEWETEVVEFEKDRDDMDLKALGFDIAEGVNDPYLPGDCGIFVTRVDKGSIADGRLRVNDWLLKINDIDLTNKDRKQVMKAVLNIGGLINMVVRRRKSLGGRLLTPVHINLMGHKDSGIGLENGVFVTTVVQGSPAAREGTLAVGDRLIAINGIALDNKSVTECEALLRNCRDSLSLSLMKFFPHSTSGQNIFESLRDSSDKSNGRIHLSEIHSRNSRNLKHNSSTQTDIFCPDMGTSGISGERRKHRGEPDELYGDMGKPFSMGSLHATSLRPASDLGAGRYGPSAFQECCPYSKAPSSLPFEPVSAPDCLTMETAQDRKHSGGTWPKMVVGGMSVAPDNSGPLSAAAQLSIYKSPKQRKSIFDPDTFKRPETPSSKMEYMAANQIAAAASHSPQPSKTDSHSSSSTPTPTPPTPPTRSDSFKFKHKHQSSSTSDCTITSDGKGDGGVSTAAGERERDRNGNHYFLDGKVLTSRKSCDEDIGRTRGEDQEVKRPRPKSAPALRRRMTPQTITLPAFQSYSDEHSPEPRDMLRSSPSRSHRHSVGFVPTVYNGGLPPNSAHRGLSPCPAVTAVMRNPVYTVRSHRVHTGNCPSVASQICHQHAPTSPQHQGRLSLDLSQQKRGGDFTESSSSSRGSRASHGSSNNVQYRAERIKIPSTPRYPRSMLGSDRGSLSHSECSSPSLITPPQSPLNLETSSFASNQSQGSISTLPRISVSPVPVGERRKDRPYLEEPRNVIVHKGAEPLGISIVSGENGGIFVSKVTGGSIAHQAGLEYGDQLLEFNGINLRNATEQQARLIIGQQCDTITIMAQYNPHMYQLGNHSRSSSRLEPVSTQSTPQGSGAATPENHSAIDTLSEQDEGTLTPSSKQTTPTTSPRNYVRSHYDSNKKAGEPRLVTVHRPGVEVGITLCGGNLRGVYVDSLDEDSPARGADGLRPGDLILEYNSVNMKNKTAEEVYVEMLKPAETVTFKVQHRADDFNVLKDVPGDGFYIRALYDRVGEAEGDLTFKKDDILYVDESLPKGSFGTWMAWQLDENAQQIQRGQIPSKYMMDQEFYRRHSVTEMKEESGKTLSAAARRSFFRRKQKHKRSSSKDSKETVALDAISTDSIPFLEDCVSLAYQRVQKVECASPRPVLVLGPLTDPIKEMLVKESPGKFFRCVLEVMKASQQAIERGVKDCLFIDYKRRSGHFDVTTVASIKEITEKGCHCLLDIAPHAIERLHSVHIYPIVVFVRYKNAKQIKEQKDPVYLRDKVSQKHSKEQYESAQKIEQDYSKFFTGIVQGGSLPYICTQIMTIVDQEQSKVLWTPLGCP, encoded by the exons GTTCGACGTACAGCGTCCTCTCCACCATGCCGTCCGACTCGGAGAGCAGCAGCTCCCTCAGCAGCGTCG GGTCGCCCGTTAACGGCGAGGCGTCCTCCCCGCCCCCTGCCATCAATGACAACCGGCCGCCCGCCGACCACCTGGACACCGTCCTGTTCCAGCTCCGCCAGGTGACCAGGGAGCGGGACGAACTCCGCAAGCGTCTGGCCCTGGCGTCGCCTGGCACCACATTCGATGACTGCAG GCCAAATTCCAAAGCCAGCCATGACTATGAGCGCTTAAAAAGCCAGTGCATGAGAGCCATGGCAGATCTGCAGTCTCTCCAGAACCAGCACACCAAAACACTGAAGCGCTGCGAGGAGGCTGTCAAAGAGGCTGACTTCTACCA CATGCTGCACAGCCGCGTCCTGGGCGAACAGACGCAGCTCAAGGAGGAGATGGAGACGCTGCGGCGGGACAACGCTCAGCTGGTCCGAGAGCACAATCACCTCAAGCAGAGTTGCGAGGAGCTCCAGCGGCTCCACGGTCAAGACCAGAAGGAGTTGTCCGACCTCcgactgcagcagcagcag GTCATGCGAGAAAAGGGCTCCTCGGAGGTGCTGAACAAACTGTACGACACTGCCATGGACAAGCTGGAGGGCGTGAAGAAGGACTACGACGCCCTCAGCAAGCGCTACGGCGAGAAGGTGGCCACGCACAACACGGACCTGAGCCGCCTGGAGCAGGCCGAGGAGGAGACACGACGGCTGCAGAAGCAGATGGACGCGCTGCTCATACAGAGGGACTCGGCAATGCACTACCAGCAGCAGTACTCCACCTCCATGAGGAG GTTCGATTCCGTGCAGCAGGAGCTGAATAAGTCGTCCGCTCAAAACAAGGAGCTCCAGCGCGAGATGGAGCGCTTGCAGTCGGAGGTGACGCGCTACAAGAACCTACAGCTCAAATCGGCCAAGGACTGCGACAAGTACAAGGAGGAGCGCGACTCGGTGTTCAACGAATACCGCCTGATCATGAGCGAGCGCGACCAGGTCATCAAGGAGCTGGACAAGCTGCAGACGGAGCTGGAGGCGGCCGAGGCCCGACTGAAAAACACCTCGTCGGAAAGGGTGGTGGCCAGCGAGGAGTTGGAAGCGCTCAGACAG GAATTAAACTCGTCGCTGGTGGACCGCGACAGGGCCATCTGCGAGAGGAACGAGCTGCTGGAGAAGTACTGCCACGAGGTGAAGGACAAAGCCGAGACCCAGAAAGAGCTGAGCCAGGCCTGCAAGGACATCGAGATGGTCCGAGAGGAGCGAGACGTAGCACGCAAAGAGAGGACCGAGGCCATCATTCAAAGGGATCAGCTCCTTCGGGAGTACTATCAAGCCCGGCAG AAACAAGACTCTGCCACACTCGACATGGAGCGTGCCAACAAGGAGATTGAGATGCTGAGGAAACAGTACGAGGCCATGTCCCAGGAGCTGAAGGAGGCCTCACAGGAGACCGAGGTGGCCAAGTGTCGACGGGACTGGGCTTTCCAAGAGCGGGATAAAATTGTGGCGGAGAGGGAGAGCATCAG GACGCTGTGTGACAACCTGCGCCGGGAACGAGATCGGGCGGTCAGCGATCTGGCCGACGCGCTGCGGAATCTGGACGACATGAGGAAGCAGAAGAACGATGCGTTGCGAGAGCTCAAAGAAATGAA GGAGAAAATGGAAGGGCAGCTGGAGAAGGAGGCCCACTTCTGTCAGCTGATGGCCCACAGCTCTCACGACTCTGCCATCGACACCGATTCCCTTGAGTGGGAGACCGAGGTTGTGGAATTTGAGAAGGACAGG GACGACATGGACTTGAAGGCGCTTGGGTTCGATATAGCCGAGGGGGTAAATGATCCATATTTACCGGGAGACTGTGGAATATTTGTGACGCGGGTGGACAAAGGAAGTATTGCAGACGGAAGGTTAAG GGTGAACGACTGGTTACTGAAGATAAACGATATCGACCTGACCAATAAGGACAGGAAGCAGGTGATGAAGGCGGTCCTCAATATCGGGGGGCTCATCAACATGGTGGTACGAAGGAGAAAATCTCTCGGGGGCAGGCTGCTCACTCCCGTTCACATCAACCTCATGGGCCACAAAG ACAGCGGAATCGGTCTAGAAAACGGCGTCTTTGTCACCACCGTGGTGCAGGGCAGTCCGGCAGCCAGAGAGGGCACACTCGCTGTTGGAGACAGACTGATCGCT ATAAATGGCATCGCTCTGGATAACAAGTCGGTGACAGAGTGCGAGGCCTTGCTGAGGAACTGCCGAGACTCTCTCAGCCTTTCTCTCATGAAG TTTTTTCCTCACAGTACATCCGGCCAGAACATCTTTGAGAGTCTGCGTGATTCATCAGACAAGTCCAACGGGCGCATCCACCTGTCTGAGATCCACTCCCGGAATAGCCGCAACCTCAAACACAACAGCTCCACGCAGACGGACATCTTCTGCCCCGACATGGGGACGAGCGGCATTTCCGGCGAGAGGAGGAAGCACCGAGGGGAACCCGATGAGCTTTACGGGGACATGGGCAAACCCTTCTCCATGGGTTCTCTTCACGCCACGAGCCTGCGGCCAGCGTCCGACTTGGGCGCCGGCCGCTACGGCCCCAGCGCCTTCCAAGAGTGCTGTCCCTACTCCAAGGCGCCGTCCTCGCTGCCGTTCGAGCCCGTCTCCGCACCTGACTGCCTCACCATGGAGACGGCGCAGGACAGGAAGCACAGCGGAGGAACGTGGCCAAAGATGGTTGTGGGGGGCATGTCGGTGGCGCCGGATAACAGCGGCCCACTCTCGGCGGCAGCGCAGCTCTCCATATACAAATCCCCCAAGCAGAGGAAGTCCATCTTCGACCCGGACACATTCAAACGCCCTGAGACGCCCTCCTCTAAGATGGAGTACATGGCGGCCAATCAGATAGCGGCAGCGGCGTCGCACTCCCCCCAGCCCTCAAAGACCGACtcccactcctcctcctccactccCACCCCAACCCCGCCGACGCCCCCCACCCGCAGCGACTCCTTCaagttcaaacacaaacatcagaGCAGCTCCACGTCCGACTGCACCATCACATCCGACGGCAAAGGCGACGGCGGCGTCTCCACGGCGGCGGGCGAGCGGGAGCGAGACAGAAACGGCAACCACTACTTCCTGGACGGCAAAGTCCTGACTTCGCGGAAATCGTGCGACGAGGACATCGGGCGAACCCGAGGCGAAGATCAAGAAGTGAAAAGGCCGCGACCTAAATCGGCCCCCGCCCTTCGCCGCAGGATGACACCACAGACCATCACTCTTCCCGCATTCCAG AGCTACTCTGACGAGCATTCACCGGAGCCACGGGACATGCTGCGCTCCTCCCCCAGCCGCTCCCATCGGCACAGCGTCGGCTTTGTGCCCACCGTCTACAACGGCGGCCTCCCTCCCA ATTCGGCCCACAGGGGTCTGTCTCCGTGCCCCGCCGTGACGGCCGTGATGAGGAATCCCGTGTACACGGTGCGCAGCCATCGCGTCCATACCGGCAACTGTCCGTCAGTCGCCTCCCAGATCTGCCACCAGCACGCGCCCACCAG CCCTCAACATCAGGGTCGCTTGAGTCTGGATCTCAGCCAGCAGAAGCGGGGCGGCGACTTCACCgaatcgtcgtcgtcgtcacgcGGCAGCCGAGCGTCACACG GTTCTTCTAATAATGTCCAGTACCGGGCAGAGAGAATCAAGATCCCTTCCACTCCCCGCTATCCTCGCTCCATGCTGGGTTCAGACAGAG GCTCCCTCTCGCATTCAGAGTGCAGCAGCCCCAGCCTCATCACGCCGCCGCAGTCGCCGCTCAACCTGGAGACGTCGTCATTCGCCAGCAACCAATCGCAAGGCTCCATTTCCACCTTACCTCGCATCTCGGTCAGCCCGGTGCCGGTCGGCGAGCGCAGGAAGGACAG GCCTTACCTGGAGGAACCCCGCAACGTCATCGTGCACAAAGGCGCTGAGCCTCTGGGCATCTCCATCGTAAGCGGGGAGAATGGCGGGATCTTCGTCTCCAAAGTAACTGGAGGCAGCATCGCCCACCAAGCGGGCCTGGAGTACGGAGACCAGTTACTGGAG TTCAATGGCATCAACTTGCGAAACGCTACGGAGCAGCAGGCTCGACTCATCATTGGCCAGCAGTGCGACACCATCACCATCATGGCCCAGTACAACCCACACATGTACCAGCTGGGCAACCATTCTCGCTCCAG CTCCCGCCTCGAGCCAGTCAGTACTCAGTCCACACCGCAGGGCAGCGGAGCCGCCACCCCGGAAAATCACTCCGCCATCGACACGCTCAGCGAGCAGGACGAGGGCACCCTCACGCCGTCCTCCAAGCAAACCACGCCCACCACCAGCCCCCGCAACTATGTCAG ATCGCACTACGATAGCAACAAGAAGGCGGGCGAGCCGCGGCTAGTGACGGTGCACCGGCCGGGAGTAGAGGTGGGAATCACGCTGTGTGGCGGGAACCTGCGAGGCGTCTACGTAGACAGTCTGGATGAGGACAGTCCCGCCAGAGGAGCCGACGGCCTGCGACCCGGCGACCTCATTCTGGAG TATAACTCGGTGAATATGAAGAACAAGACAGCGGAAGAAGTCTACGTGGAGATGTTGAAGCCGGCCGAGACCGTCACGTTCAAGGTGCAGCATCGGGCGGATGACTTCAATGTGCTCAAAGATGTTCCAGGAGATGGCTTTTATattag AGCACTTTACGACCGCGTGGGCGAGGCGGAGGGCGACCTGACGTTCAAGAAGGACGACATCCTCTACGTGGACGAGTCGTTACCAAAGGGCAGCTTTGGGACATGGATGGCCTGGCAGCTGGATGAGAACGCGCAGCAGATTCAGAGGGGGCAGATCCCCAGCAAGTACAT GATGGACCAAGAGTTCTACCGCCGGCACAGCGTGACCGAGATGAAGGAGGAATCTGGCAAGACGCTTTCGGCCGCCGCCCGCCGCTCCTTCTTCAGGAGGAAGCAGAAGCACAAGCGCAGCAGCTCCAAAGACAGCAAGGAGACGGTGGCTCTGGATGCCATCAGCACCGACTCCATCCCCTTCCTGgaag ACTGCGTTAGCCTGGCCTACCAGAGAGTCCAGAAAGTGGAGTGCGCCTCTCCTAGACCCGTTCTGGTCCTTGGCCCGCTGACGGACCCCATCAAAGAGATGCTAGTCAAAGAGTCTCCGGGGAAGTTCTTCAGATGTGTGCTAG AGGTGATGAAGGCGTCCCAACAAGCCATTGAGCGTGGCGTCAAGGACTGCCTCTTCATCGACTACAAGCGCCGCAGCGGCCATTTTGACGTTACCACAGTCGCGTCCATCAAGGAAATAACAGAGAAG GGTTGTCACTGTTTGCTGGACATTGCGCCGCACGCCATCGAGAGACTCCACAGCGTTCACATTTATCCCATTGTTGTCTTTGTTCGCTACAAAAATGCCAAGCAGATCAA GGAGCAGAAAGATCCTGTTTATCTGCGAGACAAAGTGTCTCAGAAACATTCCAAGGAGCAGTACGAAAGCGCGCAGAAGATCGAGCAAGACTATAGCAAGTTCTTCACAG GTATTGTCCAAGGCGGCTCCCTCCCGTACATTTGCACTCAGATCATGACCATAGTGGATCAAGAACAAAGTAAAGTCCTGTGGACTCCGCTCGGCTGCCCTTAG